From Arachis hypogaea cultivar Tifrunner chromosome 3, arahy.Tifrunner.gnm2.J5K5, whole genome shotgun sequence:
GAATTCTTGGGTGCTTAACGTATGCCTCTACTTTAGTTGCCCATCGAAAGAAACTAGATAAGTGAGCTCGAAAAtgtatttttttgggttttagaaCTGGTACCAAGGGCTATGTACTCATGGATGTTCAAACCATAGAGGTTTTAATCTCAAGACATGTCCAATTCTATGAGCATTGCTTTCCCTTTCAtaacactaaaccttcaccatcAATCCAATAGAAAGGTTGATTTTACTATAAACAACACTCCTTCTTCATACTTCATGGATGATGGTGATGATTCCACTCACCTTCCCTCTGATGCCATAATGTCTACTTCCTCACATTCTCGTACTCATTCATGTTTTTCCTCCAATTCAACGCATGCATCCTTAGGCAGTACTAATACCACCGTCTCACCTGCATCTCATAATTCTAGTGTCCCATGTATTTCTCCTATAGTACCACATGCACCTAGGGCCCGTTTGGAAAACTTTAGAAataactttttttaacttttgacttatgaaaagtagtagtattaatgtctggtgcaattttcaaaactaaattgcaactttctaagaagctatttaggagcttatagagaagttaaaaaaatgacttctctcataatacttctacttttcatcacatttctataaaataagcacttttagagttaaaaatctaaacacaaaataacttatttataagttacttttaacagaatcatttattgtttaagttattttatcaaaaggagcttaattaagttggttaccCAAACTAGGCCCTAGTACAGTACATACATCAACACTGCATGCATTAAGAAGATCCACTAGGGATAAACACAAACCATCTTATCTCTACGACTATCATTGTTTTCAAACCTCTTCTAACTCTACTCCTGCACCCTCACTCAAATACTCCATTTCCAATTATCTGGACTATAAATCTTTATCACTTGAGCACAAAGTATTTTCTATAACACTTACTAACACCATAGAACCTACGAGCTATGAGCAAGATACGTTCTTGATGACGGTTGGAAACAAGCTATTAAAGCTGAACTTGATGCTTTAAATGAAAATAAGACATGGATTCTGACCAAACTACCGAAGGAAAAAAAGGCCATTGGGTGTAAATGGGTGTTCAAAGTGAAGCTCAAGTAAGATGGTTCCATCGAAAGGTATAAGGCTCGTTTGGTGGCCAAGGGTTTCACCCAAACTCTTGGTTTTGATTATTTTGACAGATTTAGCCCGGTGATAAAGATGACTACATTTCATTTGTTACTTACCATTGCTGCCTCCAAAGATTGGTACGTGCACCAATTGGATGTGAATACGGCATTTCTCCATGGCGATTTTCCAGAAGAAGTCTTCATGAAGCCTCCACCGGGCCTGGCTGCACCTCCGGGAATGGTGTGCAGACTCCAAAAATCCCTCTATGGGTTGAAACAAGCGAGTTGTCAATGGAACACCAAACTTTTCTCTATTCTGTCATAATCAGGTTATTTGCAATCTAAGGCTGATCCGTGTTTGTTCACTAGGCTGTCCCCTCGAGGTTTCACTTGTATTCTCATCTATGTTGATGACTTGGTGGTAGCTGGGGACTGTTTGGCATATATTCAACATATAAAGAAACTCCTTGATGACCGGTTCAAAATTAAGGACTTAGGTAATCTCAAATTCTTCTTGGGTATGGAGATAGCTATAAGCACTCAAGGTTTTGCTCTTTATCAACGCAAGTACACTTTGGAGCTCTTGAAGGAGTTTCATCTCGAGTATGCCAAACCCGCATCAACTCCTATTGATTACACAATGAAACTTTCAAGAACTACTGGTACGAAGCTGGAAGACTTTACTGCCTATCGAAGAATAATTGGAAGACCCATTTACCTCACCAACACTAGACCAGATATTACTTTTGCGGTAAGCAAACTCAATCAATATCTTGACTATGCTACTGATTCTCATTTCAAGGCGGCCTTGCATATCCTTTGTTATTTCAAGCAATCATCCGCCAATTCTATTCTCTTCCCTCCTTCTCCAGATCTTTCTCTCACAACATTTACAGATTCAGATTGGGGAAGCTGCCCATACTCAAGGCGTTCTATTTTTGGGTTTTGTTTCTTCTTTGGAAAGTCCCTAATTTCTTGGAAGAGCAAAAAACAGACCACTGTTGCTAGATTCTCTGCGAGGCTGAGTATCACGCCCTGGCCTTGGTCACATGTGAAGGTCTTTGGCTCTCTTATGTGCTCGTTGACCTCAGACTTCCATTGTCTAAGCCCATTCGTATGTTTTGTGATAATAAATCGGCTTTGCATATTGCTGCAAATCCCGTCTTCCATGAACGTACCAAACATATAGAAATTGTCTGCCATGTTGTGGGTGACCAGGGTCAATGTGGGATGATCAAACTTCTTTCCATTACTTCATCTAATCAATTAGCCGACGTCTTTACCAAAGCGCTGGCTCTTGGACCCTTTAGCACCTTTCTCTCCAAGCTAGGAACATTGAATTTTCATGCTCCTAACTTGTGGGGGGATGTGGACAATAGAGCTTATTCACCAGTAATAGAAGAAATGGAGTGATGCACTACATAATTCACTGATGTACATATATAGAGGCAGTTATGCTGCAGCTGCTATTTAAGTACCGAATAACTTAACTAGAGTTAGATGTTAATATGAGTTTGTTAGCTATAGTTAGAAGTTAATTACATTTTTAGTTGTGTATATAAACACCATTGTACTTTTCTCACTTACCTTCACAAACTCTGCACTCAGAGcatgaattttcataaaaatctctatttttttaaagataaatctAGATAGTTAGTGTCGAACACAAATAAAAACATCTTCTATTTGCTTTCTTAACACTTAtcttttaaaatacatattaattaaatcttattatttatGTGTCAAATACTAATTAATACGATATTAGTGAATTGTAATTTAATAGCCAATAGTTAATTGTTGTCTTTATAAAGAATCTTCTGTAGTTGTTTAATTCTCACTGAAGTTTAGTGAAGAAGATCAAGTAGCCTTTAGATATTATTGGATTGGTTTAACGGTTTAACCTAACACTCAAACTCCCAGCAATTAAGAGCACTCAAACTCACTACCTAAGAATTCACAAATCTGATCTATAGATTTTCCACTGTTCTTACtcattacaataattaataactCACATAGCTCAAGCTAATTGAGTAAATTGACACACTTTATTACAAATATAAATATGAGAGAAGGAAGTAAGATTGCATAATAAAGGACTTTAATTTTGGTACTGGAATTTTCTATGCTGAATAATCAGTTTACCACCGCTGTGGTTGACGTTTCTTTAATGAATAGGAAGGTAGATGTTGTACCCTTGTTGGGTTATATAAGCTTAAGAAAGAAACTAGCTACTTTCTGGATTTTTAATTTATACCTGTTTTCTCTCTCTGTGGTAAATTCTCACTACAACTAACATGCATGTTATTTGAAACAAGAATGTTACGaattaaaatcaactattaaaattattagttaaaaatatattaaaatataaaaatattaaaaataaattaaattattcatatatttatacataaatataatagtgattgattttgatgattgattttaatatacatttagtattttttttatttaaacacagattatttaatttggtttttaaatactataataatatataatatggtTATCAAATGTCACTGAGAAATTCCCAAAATCTTAACACCAAAATTAAACTGCAATGTTCAAATGCAAGCCAATAAAATGATAAACATTGACCATATatgtgcacaaaattaaaataggaGAGGACAAAATTTAGCAAACACAAGAGAAGaagacaagaaagaagaagaagaagaaggggacaAAAGGATCCACCTCCCCATTTGTCACATATCTATACGactctctcatctttaaaaaaaaaattaaaatagattttgaaaataaagagaaatTATTCAAACTtcagttaaaagttaaaacctataaattaaaaagagaaataaaccaTAGCATATGTTAAAGGCTTAAAGCACATATAAAAAACTACTTCTATTTGAGAACGCAAATAAGAGAAAGGAGACtatatctaaaataaaatctaaaaaaatatctttccaccTCTGGTATTGAATTGGCAGGgataaaattttctcttttttttttttttttggtaataaattttttttttaatataaagttCTGAATTTCATATATCATGGGGCCAAGGCCCAAAGGTTGCAAAAGGAGGCTTAGATAGTTAGAAATACGATGCGGCCCAAGGATATAAATCCAGGCCCAAGTATCCTGCTGGATACAAGAtatctaattatttatatataaatactatgAAGCACAAACACTTCGTTGAGTTGCCGTGCGCGCGTGTCGGACATATTTTGAATACGACACTTatcgacactcgtccgacacgcatgtttgctgtgtccaaccgtatcttaataaaaaataaaaattcttctCCGAACACGTCTACgtctggacacacctaaatatcatcacgtgtcaATGTgttcagtcttattcttaacatatattcttaaaataaatttagatatagcatatattattatttattaaaaccaaaaaatattttaaatacttgatataattaaaataagacattaaaaataataaaaaaatttaatttatattttaatatcaataaaatatcaaaatatcgttacgatttatctaaaaaatactttatattttatatgaatgcGTGTTCCCGTGtcatataagattttaaaatttgcgtgtCAACGTGTGCGTGTCAATATTCGCCCATcatagtataaatattttttttttggtgactccaTCGTAGTATAAATATAATGATCTTCAAACGCTTTTCTTTTTTTCCAGCCCAAAAAAAATCGcttcgtttcttttttttttttttttcccttcttttaTTGGCTCTCCCAAATCCCAATTAGTGTAAATTTTTAAAGATTTGTCATTTTGTTCAATCTTCCCCATATATTTCGATATCAAGGGGGCGAAATTATGTTACGAAACTTGGGCCATATTTTGTAGCCAGCAATATCTGGCAAAATCAGTTTTACACTTTTACTACAAAGTATATGTTCTCTAATAATTTGTTTTACTtccattaattttaaaataacaacattaatataatttttaaattaaaaaatatatatatataattatttaaacggataataataatagaaatttaaattttgggttttaatttaaattaaaaaatacatattcaCACACTtgtaaatttaaaatgaaaagattaataatttcttaaaatttataaaagaaaattttaaatttattgagatctaagaaattattttatatggagacttttgaattttaatttaaaaaacggATCTAAAACAGATACTCTTGTGACATAGAGAGATCACGCACGTGTCTAATCCTTAGCCACAAAACTCACCAAccttttcttcactttttttaACTAAATGATGTAGCATGATCCCTATGATAATATCTTCTCTTCACATAGTTTTTTGTTTAAGTAGGGagctatatataatatataatatattgtagcttggatttaaattttaaatctcaaCAAGTAGGTAGTAGTTGTGTGGTGATTAACTAGAATGGCCGTGGTGACAGTTAATTAAATGAAAAACATgcaaaagtaattaaaaaagtAGTTGGTTGTTTGGTACAAAACTTCATGAAATGTTCAATGATCACAGTCATCACACCATGAATCATTTAACCTCTTTAACACCCACATCAACTTCTCTTCTGTCCCATTAAtattagtcttctatttataGTATGCATTAacatatcaattatcaattatcatATATTCATGGcaaagagtgaggtgaagttgtTGGGTGCATGGCCAAGTCCATTTGTATTGAGGGCTAGGATTGCTCTTAACATAAAATCAGTGGATTATGAGTTCCTTGAAGAGACATTTCAACCCaaaagccaacttcttcttcaatCCAATCCTGTTTACAAGAAAATTCCTGTTCTTATTCATGAAAATAAACCTATCTGTGAGTCCTTGATCATTGTTCAGTATGTCGATGATGTCTGGTCCTCCGGCGGCCCTTCTATTCTTCCGGCGGATCCTTATGATCGCGCCATTGCTCGATTCTGGGCAACTTATGTTGATGACAAGGTATATGTATACAACTTTCGTTGGATATTCATAACATAATctttatgatttagaatttagggtttaagAACCAAGCGAATATACTTTGATAGTATATTAGAATTGAATGAATTTAACCAAGtaagaaattaaaaaagtatCTTATTGTAACTAGATTCTTAGATAATGTGAAACTAAATATATTCCGAGTGAGACAAGAACATAAATAAAACCAAGAAATCAGGGACGGATCTAAAGTGCAGTGGTGTAGGGgctacaatttgaaattttttttgagtaatatatgataataatatttatctgccctcattagattattaaatttaactctacaataattttttattcaacttttagTACTTAAtcgttaatttaaaaattttatattagatattcgttagaatgatcaattctcatattTAAACGAAATTAGTATTCGTTTctaaaaatcaactcaaaagaatattatttatcttcttttcaaattagctttaatttttacGTAGCAACtgtattaattgaaagaacttttttaactatgaatatcaataagagtcggcttctaattgtattgggaagtgaatttttaaataattgtttagtaatatatatgGAAAGAGCGAAATTTTAATGGTAGTGTTAagagaaaaattacttaattttttaaaaatataaaacctaaaagaatagaattttaaattatatattattatttaaattactattttagtattttaatttgtatattatatattttaaaggctaatcatattttacaataacaaaatataataataacaataatcatgctatatatacataaaaaataattatctgtataaaatatatattaaaatataaaatataccttaaaaataagttaaataatacatatatttatacatagatatataataattaatagataatttaatatttaattttttatatacacattatttttattataaaaattattatcatgttatataaattttgtccCGACTACCAAAATTTTCTAGATTCGTCACGTCAAAAAATTGTCCGTTTGCCACTAAATGATAGAAATAGACAGGTCTATGAAagttttcactttttattttagtGAATTCATCTAAGAATATTAAAAGTGGAAATTGATGCAAATTAGAATATAGTTTTGTTAAATGGGCTTTAGGCCCAAGGCCCTACTTTAATTCAACTCTTCTTTTGTCCgagaaaaaaaatactttttattttgtataaataaattttgGGATGATGAAGAGTTGAAGATGGTTACATACATGAAAGTATAACAGAATTGAGAGTAATAAATTCTGATTCTTCAGtccgttcttttttttttctaaatccaACTTGTGATTATTTTTCAGTTGTTCCCAGCCATGAAATCCATTGCAGGAGCAAAAggagaggaagaaagaaagagattgATAAAGGAAGTGGAAGAAGGATTGGCACTACTAGAGGATGCATTTAAAAAGATCACCAGCAAAGgaaataacaaattattttttggtGGTGACCAAATTGGGTACCTTGATATTGCATTTGGTAGCTTATTGGGGTGGCTAAGGGTGACAGAGATAACCAATGGTGTGAAGTTGTTTGACCAAGTCAACACACCTGGTTTGGTCAATTGGGCTGAGAGGTTCTCTGCACATGCTGCTGTCAAAGATGTTATGCCTCACACTCATAAGCTTCTTGAGTTTGCTAAGACACTTATGACCAAACTGGCTCCTATTTTAACAAATTAGTAGAGGAACATGCAGTGTAATAATTAAGCCATTGTTGCTGAGTGAGTGAGATTTTGCTTTTGTGCCTTGTAATGTCTAATGTGAGGctttgttaaataaaaaatattattcgtatattaaaattagtcactaaaattagttactaatatatttgtgtataaatatatgtatggtttaatttatttttaatgtgtatttatattttaatatatattttatattgctgGCAAATTTTGATGGCTGATTTTTGTTTGCAGGTAGCATAGTCGTTGTTAAATATATGATATTAAAAATACGTTGTAATGTGAAGGCAAACGGCACCAGTGGTCTAGTGGTAGAATAGTACCCTGCCACGGTACAGACCCGGGTTCGATTCCCGGCTGGTGcagtttttcttttcctttttatgttTTTTGCATTCTTAGAAGTTAGAACCCCCGTTCAAAActgatgaattttttttattcttaaataacaTACTAGCTAGTAGAGACTAAAAAATAATAGGATCTTGTTTGTTGAATAAGTAGTTTTACTTGTtggacttcaaagttcaaacattAATTGTGCAACAAATATgagtcaaatatatatatatattccaaaatAAAGTCAACAATGGCATGCAATATCATCATTCAGAGTGTTAAATGAACTCTCAAGCTTTTGTTTTCATTCTCCCTTTGATGTCATAGAAGGTGGCGTCCGAGGACGGCTGCTGGTGACACTGTCATATAACTATAACAAACTTACCAAGTCTtacattttataaattaaaacttgaatctaatttttttttattattatatattttgtatacatttataaataaaaatataaattaatataccaatatatagtaaataaataaataaaattttggttaATATATGtcttaaaaatacatattaaaattataaaatatatttattttataaaaaaccatacataacttaaatttttttatagtttattaacataaaaaaattaatatatatatatatatatatatatatatatatatatatataagatgaactaaattcaataaataaaaaagcaAAACAAGATTAGGTGTCTGATGTATTACACTAACAGTCTAACAGTGTTATAGTCAACAGGGACATTTTGATCtacgtattaattaattaattattgttgcatCATAGCTAATAGCTTAAAGTTTATGGCACTTGTCCAGTATTAATTTCTAAGGTGATGTAgcatttctatttctatttctatAATTTTGAAAATGCAGTTTTTTATGTTGACCGTTTACCAAAGTGTAGTCACTCATATATATAAGTAACTTCACTCTATTTGCTTTGTTCTGGGTATCCTAGACTATTATTGTTCTGCATTAGAGTATGACAGAGAAGAAGAATAGTAATGGTGAGGTGAAGTTGTTGGGGGCATGGCCAAGCCCTTTTGTGATCAGAGCTCGCATAGCACTCAACATAAAATCAGTGGAATATGATTTTATTGAAGAGACTTTTGGGAAGAGAAGCCAGCTACTTCTAAAGTCCAACCCTGTCAACAAGCAAATCCCGGTTCTGATTCATGGTCACAAATGCATAGCTGAATCCATGATTATTGTTCAATATATCCATGAAGCTTGGTCCTCTTCAGGTCCTCCTATTCTTCCCTCTCTTCCTTATGATCGTGCCATCGCTAGATTTTGGCTTACTTATATTGATGATAAGGTATCTATCTATAACCATTCTATATGTTAAATCATAGATTATTGTCTTTAGTGTAACAAaggttcttattttattttctagtgGAATAATTATAGTGAGTTCTACTATGTTAGTGGAAATTAGAATATGTATGTGCATATAAAAAATGATTCATAGTTGAATGTGGTAATTAGTTTTGTGGTTTTGACAGTGGTTCCCGCCCTTGAAATCCATTGTGTTGGGACTAGACACAGAGCCCATAGAGGAAAAGTTGGAAAAAGTAAGAGAAGGGTTGGCATTGTTAGAGGATGCATTCAACAAAATAAGCAAAGGAAAAGATTTCTTTGGAGGTGACCAAATTGGGTACTTGGATATTGGGTTTGGAAGCTTCTTGGCATGGCTGAAGACGGTGGAGGTGACTGAAGGTGTGaacttggtgcatgaaaccaCCACTCCTGGCTTGGCTAAGTGGCTTCAAAAGTTTTGTGCACATGATGCTGTTAAGGATGTTCTGCCACCCATTGACAAGCTTATTGCCTTTTCTAAGATGCTAAGGGCCAATGTGGATCTTGTCATTAATCCTAAGTAATTTTGGTTAATTAATACTAGGTGGAATCATTAATAATGTATTGTGTCATTCTAACCTTTACTATTATTATATGGTGTGTTACTACAGAATAAAAGACATAAACATTATTATATGATATGGTTTCAATAATATATATgattttgtattatataattacggaaataataattaattaatctcCTAATTT
This genomic window contains:
- the LOC112734011 gene encoding glutathione S-transferase U17, producing MTEKKNSNGEVKLLGAWPSPFVIRARIALNIKSVEYDFIEETFGKRSQLLLKSNPVNKQIPVLIHGHKCIAESMIIVQYIHEAWSSSGPPILPSLPYDRAIARFWLTYIDDKWFPPLKSIVLGLDTEPIEEKLEKVREGLALLEDAFNKISKGKDFFGGDQIGYLDIGFGSFLAWLKTVEVTEGVNLVHETTTPGLAKWLQKFCAHDAVKDVLPPIDKLIAFSKMLRANVDLVINPK
- the LOC112733999 gene encoding glutathione S-transferase U17; translation: MAKSEVKLLGAWPSPFVLRARIALNIKSVDYEFLEETFQPKSQLLLQSNPVYKKIPVLIHENKPICESLIIVQYVDDVWSSGGPSILPADPYDRAIARFWATYVDDKLFPAMKSIAGAKGEEERKRLIKEVEEGLALLEDAFKKITSKGNNKLFFGGDQIGYLDIAFGSLLGWLRVTEITNGVKLFDQVNTPGLVNWAERFSAHAAVKDVMPHTHKLLEFAKTLMTKLAPILTN